The DNA sequence GACAAAAACCCAAAGGACTATATGCTTACCAAAGAAAATTTGGATAAAATGAGAGAAAACCAAAAAGATGAAAGCAAATATTAAGTTTTTAAAGAAAATTTGGTTCTCCTCAGAATCGTACTTACTTTACAATAGCAATTCAATTTAAATTCCGTTTTTCAATAAAAAAACGCTTTAAAAGTACAGACGCCTCATCTTCTAAAACACCACCTCTGATGATGGTTTTAGGATGTAGCTTCGTTTTTAAATTAACACAACCCCGCTCTACATCTCTCGCTCCATAAACAATATTAGAAATTTGACTCCAATACAAGGCCCCTGCACACATTTGACAGGGCTCCAAGGTAACATACAGTGTACAGTTTAGAAGATATTTTCCTCCTAAAAAATTAGATGCTGCAGTAATAGCTTGCATTTCAGCATGAGCTGTTACATCAGTTAAAGTTTCCGTTAAATTATGTCCTCGGGCAATAATTTTATTATCAATGACAATCACAGCTCCCACAGGTATTTCTCCTTTTTCATAAGCCAACTCAGCTTCTTGAAGAGCGCGTTTCATAAAATAGGTATCATCAAAAGGTTCTATCATAATAGCAAAAATACGAATTCATTCTTGTACTTTTGCTTGGTGCAAAAAAGTCTATTACATACTATTCATACCCCAAAAGAACTTCGTCTTTTAAATCAAAAAGACTTACCACAACTTGCACAAGAATTACGTGAGTTTATAATAAACATAGTTGCTACTAAAGAAGGACATTTAGGGGCTAGTTTAGGCGTTGTAGAATTAACCATTGCCTTGCATTATGTTTTTAACACC is a window from the Pseudalgibacter alginicilyticus genome containing:
- a CDS encoding nucleoside deaminase, coding for MIEPFDDTYFMKRALQEAELAYEKGEIPVGAVIVIDNKIIARGHNLTETLTDVTAHAEMQAITAASNFLGGKYLLNCTLYVTLEPCQMCAGALYWSQISNIVYGARDVERGCVNLKTKLHPKTIIRGGVLEDEASVLLKRFFIEKRNLN